Below is a genomic region from bacterium.
AAGAAAAAATGAGGAAGAAACCTAAAAAAATACCCCCTATCAAAACTTTTAGCTGCTACGAAAGATGAATTGCTCGGTATTACAGTAGTTATTAACGAAAACCAGACATAGGAAATAATACCGAGCAATAAAAGATAAACTTGTTTGCCCTTAAATTAATTTGCTCTATTTAAATTGCTCTATTTAAATTGCTCTATTTAAATTGCTCTATTTAAATTGCTCTATTTAAATTGCTCTATGTCAAATTTTCATTAATAAGTGCTATAAAAGTAGGATAAAACACATCTCCTTTCTTCAACTCTCATTATTTTGATATGCTATCTTTTCTTAACATAGTTATTTAATGCCAGTTACTTTGGGTGTAGTATCACATTTGATAAGCGATATACCAAGTTTACGAAGGCTTAAAAATGGATTTTCTTGACTTTTTATAGCATTCATATACTTTAGCCCGTGCTAAAGTATATGAATGCTATAAAAATAGTTAGGTAAATTATGGAGATTACACAAATAAAAAGGCTATCACTTCTTAGAAGAGAGAAACATTTCCTCTGGATACAATACAAGATATAGAGAAAATAGAGTCAATTTTGCTTCGCTATGGTGCAGCAAAGATCATTTTATATGGCTCTTTAGCAAGAGGGGATTATAACGCTGATTCAGATATAGATATATGCTATGAGGGAATTCCCGATGAAAATTATTTTCGTGTAGTTGCTGAATGTCTCATGGAAACTCAAAAACGAGTAAGTATACTCGATTTTAAAAGTATAAAAGGATACTTCAAACAAAGAATTTTAAAAGAAGGGAAATTGCTTTATGAATTCAAATGAGCTAAGAAATGAGATAAATTTTGGACTGGAAAACCTGGAAAATATCTGTCAAAGCATATCAGAAATAAAATCAGGCGACTTCGGCTAAAGTTAGTATATCCGTCTATTAGCGTCTATCCTTACCATTTGGGAGTATATCCGCTAATAGACGGATATAAACAAGTTATATGAAATTTTGACAGCCAATTTTAATAAATGAGGTGATTGAGTAATGAAAAGAGAATTTTTTGAAAATGAGTTAGTTAAAATTATTAGCATTAGTAAAGATTTTGGTGCGGAGAAAGTGTTATTATTCGGTTCTTGTCTCGAAGATGTTGAGTCGGCACAAGATATTGATATAGCAGTCAGTGGAATTGAGCCCAAAGAGTTTTTTAAGTATTATGGTAAAGTTTCTATGGCGGTAGAGGATGAAGTAGATATAGTGGATTTGGATGATGTAAGAGAACATCTTTACAAGAAAATCTTATCTAAAGGAAGGGTTATGTATGAAAGAAGAATATAAAGAACTAAAAGAAGATGTATTAGATGAAGAAAAGGCAATAGAAGAAACTTTAGAAAGACTCTATAATGTCCGAAGTAAATTTGATTCTCAAACGAAGGATTATTTCACAGAGCCGGCAATGGGGACTTATTTAATGAACTTTTATAATGGAATAGAGAATATTTTAAAGCACATAACCAAAGACTATTATTTGGCTATGCCTAAAGGAGCGAGCTGGCATAAAGAAATTCTTACTTTATCATCTAATCCTCCTTCGGGCAAGATTGCAATATTTAATCATAATATAGTAGAAAGGCTTCATCCATATAGAAATTTTAGACATCGATTTGTAAGTGGATATGGTTTTCAGCTAAAAGGTGAAAAGATGCTGGAACTGATAGATAATATTGGACCACTATGGAGTGACATAAAGAAGGCTATTTCGGATTTCTTGGATAAGTTATAACTCATATTTTAAGCCATCAAAACTTCGGATAACAGAGCATTTACGATTTTGTTTCACTTAGCTTAACTTGCTTTGCAAGTTTGTAAATGCTTAGCCGTTGTGTGAAGTTGGCGAAGGATAATAAAATTGTTATGGCTAAATAAAAAATGTGTGCCAATTTCACATAACTTATTTATATCCGCTATTAGCATCTGTTTATCCTTACTATTTGGGAGTACATACGCAAGGCGGATATAAAGAAGTTAGCGGAAATACCATCTTTTAAAATTTTGGAGAAGTAAATGAATCAAAAGACTATACCAGATAATGCAGTTGAGTTAGTGGCTCATTATATTAACGAAAGAAGTAATAAAAATCATTCCATTCCTGTAATTGGAAATTCCCATAATCCAGAAACTCCACAAATATTTGAAATAATACCTTTTGACAAAATTGATAAAACAGATAGAAATTTCTATGCCATAGATGGGAGTTATAACAGTCAGCAATTCTATAATGGTGTTTCAATAGGTATCTATGGCGCTGGATATATTTGCTACAAAAGTGGAAAACAGATTAGAATGAATGATACGGATGACCCTATTATACTGGGAAAGGGATATTACCCACAAAATATTCTTATAACAAATGAGGAACATTTGTTTGCAATTTATGATGAACTGCTAAATTTGAAACCAGTTAATGATATGAGGGCTTTTTTTAATGACTCATATGAAAATATCTTTGGTTTTGGGAATAAAACTAAAGAGATTATTTGTTCAAGTTTATCCACCCTTCTTTCTTTTGCTCAAGGAGTTTTAGAATGGGCATTGGTGTACGAAATAACAAATCGTAGCGAAACAAGAGAAGGTGATTTTATATTAAGAGATGGACCGCTACGTTCAGTAAATATTAAGCAAGAGTATTTAGTAGAATTAGGAAAATTTTTATATGAAAAAGGGATAATAATTGTAGGAATAACTAAAAATTCACCTATCAAAATGGAATTGTCCTATACTTTGAGACAGATAGACAACTATCTTCAAGATCAATTGAAACCGAAGTATCCATTTATAGAAGGGGATCCAAAGAGACAAAAATTATGCTGTTGGTTTGAAGTCCCAGATAATGTTTTGCTTGCTTCTTATGGTGGTAGAGATACCTCGGCAATGTATGCAAAAAAGGATATAAAAGGCGGGAGAGGTTTTGGGTTCTTTACTGTTGCTCGATTAGATTATGTAGAAAAATTACAAAATTATGACTGGCTCGTGGCTGATGTTAATATATTTGATGCCATTCCATGTATAGAAAACAACAAGAGAGATAGAGATATAGATAAATTGAGTATGATATTTAAAGAACTTACAACGCTTACACAAGAACATTATATACTTGGTTATCCATATCCTTTAGTTGAGGTTCATAATTTTGTTTCGTTGAAGAAGGATTTTAAGGAAGAAATAATTAAAAGGGTGAAGTTTGCTCTTTATAAAGAGCAAAGAATGGATAATATTGAGATAGAGAATTTATTCCTGGATATTCATGACAAATTTTAGAATAGGAGGTTATTATGTCAGAGAGAATTGATTTTGGTGTATTATACGGGCAAAAAAACAACAGAGGATGCGTTATTGATATATTCTTCTTATGAAGACGCAAAGGCAAGCCCAAGTACAGGAGATTTTATTGTACTAACTCCTAAAGATGAGAATGGTAGAAAGTTTTTAGCGAGAGTAGAGGCAGAAATTTATGATGAAGACCCTATTTTTAAGTCCCAAGATAAAACATTAATTGCTGTACACTATGCAAGAATAGCTGAGAGAGAGTTATCTGATAGGGACAAACAAAAAATGTTTAGTTATACCTATAAAGTTAGATTACTTGGAACCTTTATTGATAAAGGCTCGTCTATGGAATTCACCACAGCGTCAAGAAAATTGCCAACGGTATCGTATCATGCAAGACATCTAAGGCAAAACGAAGTAAAGTATATTTTGAACAAGGATATTGAGAAAGGCGCAGAAATTGGTTATTTATGTATAGGGGAAGATATTTATAAGGATAAAGGAGATATTCTTTTTGATGTGCAGAAATTAAGAGATAAACGGACAATGGTATTTGCTCAATCTGGCTTTGGCAAAACAAATTTAGTTAAGGTTTTGCTTTACCATATTATTAGTGATATAAGTTATGGGAAACTGATTTTTGACCTGAACGGCGAGTATTTCTTAAAAGGGCCGAAAACTTTCGGACTTGGAGATATAGATGAACAAAAAATAAAAGATAATGTGGTTGTCTACAGCGACAAAAAGGAAGTGGATGAATATAAAGGCAGGTTCATCTTCAAGGGCAAAGTTCTGCTCAACATGCGGAAGCACCTTAGCATTAGCGATATCTTGAGTTTTGCCACTGGTTTTTCTGACATAATGAAATCTTTCCTATACTATCTTGCAGATGAAGGTGTGGAAGATTTCATCCAGAATATGGACAGCTATGTTAGCGACCCTGCAGAATTGCACAGGAAATACCCAGACTTCTTCGGGGAAAAAGACAAGAGCACGAGAGCTACCATCGGTGCAATTCGAAAACGCTTTCGCCCTCTTATTGATGAGGATAAAGGACTGCACAGTGGTAAGTCCACAATGGTTGAAGATATCTTCGAGTTCCTAAAGCAAGGCAAGACTGTCATAATTGATTTGTCCCTGAAAGACAGTATGGATGCAAGTATCATATCAACAATGCTTGTGCGAAAACTGTTCGAAAAAAACAAAAGGGAATTCACTAACAACAAATCTGCCGAAATGATTCCAACGGTGATCTTTGTTGAAGAAGCTCAAAATGTGCTTTCGGCTGATTTGGTCAAAACGGACGCGAACCCTTTCGTGAGGTGTGCCAAAGAAGGTAGGAAATTCGGTGTCGGGATTGTGGCAATTACCCAACGACCCTCAGCAATTTCAGAAGAAATTAGAACGCAAGCGGAAAATTTCTTTGCATTTCATTTAGGTAATAGTGATGATATTAAGGCACTAATAAAATCTAATGTAAATTATGAGGGGGTTATTGCAAACTTTATCCAAAGAGAAACGATTCCTGGCAATTTGTATATGGTATCCTCTGAACAAGCCTTTGCACTACCAATAAGGGTAAAGTTGTTTGAAGAATTAGTGGAGAATAAAGTATATGCAAGCTCAAAATTTGTCAAATAAAATTGCTATATCGCTTCTTGAGACACCATCTTTTAATTTAAATAGAATTCACAGTGATAATTTAATTGAGACTCAAGATAGTGAAGAGAGAGTTAAATTACTATTGGTAAGAGATTTATTCCGTCTTAACTGGAATATAGAAAAATCGAAAGATAAATTAATAGTATCTCCACCAATCTATTACGATAAAGAAATTATAAAACAATCAATGAATATATCCAGGCAGGAAATTTTGAATAAAAATAGAGAATGGATAGAAAGGCATATTGATTTAGCTAAAAAAAATCTTGCACAGGGAAAGGATATTTTAAAATCAGAAATTTTGCCACGAATTGAAATCTGTAAAACACAAAAACAACATGATCTTTTTAGGATATTTAGATACTATTGGTCATCTCCTTATAGTGAATATGTAGGAAGAAGAATAAGATTACTTATAAGGGACGATGGAATAGAGGGTAGTCCGATAATTGGAATTGCAGCTTTGGGTAGTAGTATAATTCATATTCCAGATAGAGATAAATGGATAGGTTGGATAAAAAAACAAGAACTGATAATATAATTTATACAATGGATGCTTATGTTTTAGGGGCATTACCTCCATATAATTATTTGTTAGGTGGAAAGTTGCTATCATATCTTATCGCATCAAATGAAGTTAGAGAAATATACAAAGAAAAATATAGATGCAGAACGACAATTATTAGAGAGAGAAAAGCAAGTGATTTGGCGTGTATTTTTACAACGAGTCTTTATGGCAATAGCTCACAATATAACCGTTTGAAATTTGAAGATAGATTGTTGTATATCCCAGTAGGATATACAACTGGTTATGGAACATTACATATTTCAAATGAAACTTTTCTTGCTATGCAACAACTTCTTATGGAAAAAGGTATTATGGTAACCAATAGATTCGGTGATGGACCAAACTGGCGAATGAGGGTCATAAGATTATCAGCTGATATTATTGGATTTGATTCTAATATTTTATTACAGCATTCATTCAAAAGAAGAATATATGCAATTTCTTTGGCTAAAAATTTCCGTTCCTTTCTGCTGGGTAAAACGGATAAACCTATCTACTATAATCTACCAATGCAAGCATTAGTTAAATTTTGGAAGGAAAGATGGTTAAATATGAGGAAGAAAAATGCAGATATTATTGATAAAATATTAAATTTTAACCCAGAAGATTTCAGGATCGATTGAATTTAGATAAAGATTGCACTTGAAGATAACACAGCATATACGCTTCGGGCTAAAACCCTTGTCTCTCGGGACATTACTTCTTTCGGTCGCAATGTCATATATGCCTGAAAATGTTATCTGAAATTTTGACAGCCAATTTTAATAAATGAGGTAATTGAGCAATGGAAAGAAAATTTTTTGAAAATGAGTTAGTTAAAATCATTAGCATTAGTAAAGATTTTGGTGCGGAGAAAGTGTTATTATTCGGTTCTTGTCTCGAAGATGTTGAGTCGGCACAAGATATTGATATAGCAGTAAAGGGAGTTAAGCCAGAAAGGTTTTTCGAAATGTATGGTAAGATTTTAGGGGTAGTAGATAGTGAGATAGACTTGATTCCATTAGAGGATACAAGAGAACATTTAGCTAACCGTATCTTAGAAAAGGGGAAACTGATATATGCAAAGGAAGTATGAGCAATTAAAAATAGATGTGTTAGATGAGATAGAGGCAATAGAGCAAGTTTTAAAAGACCTGTCTTTTCTCAAAGATAATTTGGACCCGAATAAAATAGATAACATCCAAAAATCAGCAATAGGAACATTTTTAATGAATTTTTATGTAGGGGTAGAGAATATTGTTAAGCGTATTACCAAAGAATACTATCAAGCTATGCCTAAAGGAAATAGTTGGCATAAAGAACTTCTTGATTTGTCTCATACGCCACCCCAAGGGAAAAATCCTATTTTTAATCAAGATATCGTAAATAGATTGAATCCTTATAGAGGATTTAGACCATTCCCATTAAGTTTTCGCACTAAACCATAGAGTAGACTTCAGACTATAGACTTTAGACATCAGACTTTATTTTATTAGTCTGTAGTCTGATGTCTAAAGTCTTGCCAGTTTTGAGGCGGAAACTTAATAAGGATGGTATTAGACATGTATTTGTTAGTGGATATGGATTTAAACTGCATTTGGGATTGATGAGTTCGTTAATAAATAATGTTGAGTCCCTATGGGCTGATATAAAGAAGGCTATTGAGGAATTTTGGAATAATTTAGAGTCATAGATTTTAGATTGTCAAAACTTCAAATTGTGCTGTCAAGTGATTATATAGACAGTTTAGAGATGGGAATGACACCTGAAGAAGATTCTCAATATTATGTTGCTCCATTCATACAAGACATTTTTGACAAGGTGATTAAGACAAAGCGAATAGACATAGCGACAGAAATTAAAAATAAAACAACAATGAGATTGGAATGAAGAATAAAATGAAGAATAAAATAACTGATGTAACAAGGCAACATCTCGCTGACGAAATACAAATTGCTAACCTATGGTATTATGGCAATGAAACCGAACCAGATTTTTTAGCTAGAATTTTTAACTTGAAAAGTTTACCGTCAAGGGACCATAGATATAATAATGCGTATGACGACATTTATCAACACATGATAAATAATACCGATTGGGGCTGCAATTGGATTTATACTGACTCAAGAATAAATTTACTTTATCGTGATGATGACACTTACTTGAAGTTTTTAGCAACAACCCTTCATCCAATTGTTAGAACAAATCAAGAAGATATTGCCAAACTATTGGAAATATATAACAGGCATTTAGATGCCGACTGTTTTGAAATTGCTCAGACGGATGAAATTTCAGGCAAGCCGATTTACTCAGGACGACAGAAGGTAATTGGGCAAGCACATTTAGCAGCAAAACAGGCGGAAATAAAAAGATATTTAAATACAGCCTATGTTAATGACAAAATCAACATAATGAATGATGCCATTCATAAAAACACTGACCTTGCAATTGGAACTGCAAAGGAACTGCTTGAAACCACATGCAAGTCAATCTTAAAACAGAAAGGGGTTTCTATTGACACTGATTGGACATTGCCTCAATTATTAAAAAATACAACTTCAACTCTCGACTTCATCCCAAAAGAAGCAGCCGACCCTAATAAAGCAGAAAAAGGGATTAAGCAAATCCTTGGAGGAATTACATCTATAGTTCAGGGAGTTGCAGAATTAAGAAATGGTTACGGAACAGGACACGGAAAAGATGCAGATTTCAAAGGATTAGAAATAAAGTATGCGAAACTTTTTGTGGGAGTTGTTTCGGAAATTGTAATATTATATTTAGCTACGAACGGAGAAACAACAGAATTAATTGAAACATAACAAGAAAAAAGGTACGAATTGCTAACAAAGGTTATACATAATGTGGGCTTCAAAGGTTTTCGTAGTTCAGTTCCCGCAGGAAATCTTTGTAATGTGAGATGGGAGTAGCTACGCAATTCCGCCTTATGCATAACCTCAACAGGCTGTTACGGAATAGGAATTTGGCACGAGAAACATACAGCATGTTGCGTTAATCCCATCAATAAACACTATATATGGTATGGCGTTAACATTGATTATTAGTTCCATAACAGCCTGTTGAGGTATAAATTTATGAAAAAACTACCAGACAATCAAATCGCTTTTTATCAATCACCGGACGGCTCGGTAAATATTGAGGTGTTGTATGCTGAAGAAAACATCTGGCTTTCCCAAAAGAAAATGGCAGAACTTTTTGGCTGCTCTACTGATAATATCTCCCTTCACTTAAAAAATATTTATAAAGACCACGAATTAGATGAAAAATCAACTACCGAGGAATTCTCGGTAGTTCAAAATGAAGGCGGTCGGGAAATAAAAAGGAAGACATGTTTTTATTCTCTTGAGGCAATTATTGCCGTCGGTTATCGGGTCAATTCTGAGCGGGGTACACAATTCAGGCAGTGGGCGACAGCCATTCTCAAAAACTACATTCATAAAGGCTATGCCTTAGATAGTAACAGGTTCAAATATGGTTCCCGTTTCAGCACCAGATATTTTGATGAAGTTTACGAAGAAATTAAAGACATTCGCTCCAGCGAACGGATGCTTTACCAGAAAATTACCGATATTTATGCCACAGCCATAGACTATTCACCCAAAGCGTATGAGAGTAAGCAATTTTTTGCGACAGTTCAAAACAAACTTCATTTTGCTATTACCGGAAAAACAGCGGCAGAAATTATTCAAAGCCGAGTTAACAGCAAAAAAGACAAGATGGGGCTTACATCATGGAGAAGATCTCCAAACGGCAAAATTATGCCCAGCGATGTAGTTATCGCTAAAAATTATTTAGACAAAAAAGAACTTACCGAGCTTAATAGAATTGTGAATATGTATTTGGATTATGCTGAAATGCAGGCTGCTCGCGGTCGGGCAATGGCTATGAAAGACTGGATAGAAAAGCTCAATGCCTTTTTGAAGTTCAGTGAACACGAGATTTTGACAAATGCAGGCAAAATCAGCCATGAAGTTGCCGTGGCATTAGCTGAAAGCGAATATGAAAAATATCGCTCAATACAGGACAAAAACTATATTTCCGACTTTGACCGCGAAGTGAAGAAATTATTAAATTTTAAAACGGAAAAGTTATGAC
It encodes:
- a CDS encoding nucleotidyltransferase domain-containing protein, which encodes MLRYGAAKIILYGSLARGDYNADSDIDICYEGIPDENYFRVVAECLMETQKRVSILDFKSIKGYFKQRILKEGKLLYEFK
- a CDS encoding nucleotidyltransferase domain-containing protein, which translates into the protein MKREFFENELVKIISISKDFGAEKVLLFGSCLEDVESAQDIDIAVSGIEPKEFFKYYGKVSMAVEDEVDIVDLDDVREHLYKKILSKGRVMYERRI
- a CDS encoding DNA double-strand break repair nuclease NurA, whose translation is MNQKTIPDNAVELVAHYINERSNKNHSIPVIGNSHNPETPQIFEIIPFDKIDKTDRNFYAIDGSYNSQQFYNGVSIGIYGAGYICYKSGKQIRMNDTDDPIILGKGYYPQNILITNEEHLFAIYDELLNLKPVNDMRAFFNDSYENIFGFGNKTKEIICSSLSTLLSFAQGVLEWALVYEITNRSETREGDFILRDGPLRSVNIKQEYLVELGKFLYEKGIIIVGITKNSPIKMELSYTLRQIDNYLQDQLKPKYPFIEGDPKRQKLCCWFEVPDNVLLASYGGRDTSAMYAKKDIKGGRGFGFFTVARLDYVEKLQNYDWLVADVNIFDAIPCIENNKRDRDIDKLSMIFKELTTLTQEHYILGYPYPLVEVHNFVSLKKDFKEEIIKRVKFALYKEQRMDNIEIENLFLDIHDKF
- a CDS encoding ATP-binding protein, whose product is MVLTPKDENGRKFLARVEAEIYDEDPIFKSQDKTLIAVHYARIAERELSDRDKQKMFSYTYKVRLLGTFIDKGSSMEFTTASRKLPTVSYHARHLRQNEVKYILNKDIEKGAEIGYLCIGEDIYKDKGDILFDVQKLRDKRTMVFAQSGFGKTNLVKVLLYHIISDISYGKLIFDLNGEYFLKGPKTFGLGDIDEQKIKDNVVVYSDKKEVDEYKGRFIFKGKVLLNMRKHLSISDILSFATGFSDIMKSFLYYLADEGVEDFIQNMDSYVSDPAELHRKYPDFFGEKDKSTRATIGAIRKRFRPLIDEDKGLHSGKSTMVEDIFEFLKQGKTVIIDLSLKDSMDASIISTMLVRKLFEKNKREFTNNKSAEMIPTVIFVEEAQNVLSADLVKTDANPFVRCAKEGRKFGVGIVAITQRPSAISEEIRTQAENFFAFHLGNSDDIKALIKSNVNYEGVIANFIQRETIPGNLYMVSSEQAFALPIRVKLFEELVENKVYASSKFVK
- a CDS encoding DUF4338 domain-containing protein, with the translated sequence MQAQNLSNKIAISLLETPSFNLNRIHSDNLIETQDSEERVKLLLVRDLFRLNWNIEKSKDKLIVSPPIYYDKEIIKQSMNISRQEILNKNREWIERHIDLAKKNLAQGKDILKSEILPRIEICKTQKQHDLFRIFRYYWSSPYSEYVGRRIRLLIRDDGIEGSPIIGIAALGSSIIHIPDRDKWIGWIKKQELII
- a CDS encoding DUF4338 domain-containing protein, encoding MDRLDKKTRTDNIIYTMDAYVLGALPPYNYLLGGKLLSYLIASNEVREIYKEKYRCRTTIIRERKASDLACIFTTSLYGNSSQYNRLKFEDRLLYIPVGYTTGYGTLHISNETFLAMQQLLMEKGIMVTNRFGDGPNWRMRVIRLSADIIGFDSNILLQHSFKRRIYAISLAKNFRSFLLGKTDKPIYYNLPMQALVKFWKERWLNMRKKNADIIDKILNFNPEDFRID
- a CDS encoding nucleotidyltransferase domain-containing protein, with translation MERKFFENELVKIISISKDFGAEKVLLFGSCLEDVESAQDIDIAVKGVKPERFFEMYGKILGVVDSEIDLIPLEDTREHLANRILEKGKLIYAKEV
- a CDS encoding abortive infection family protein; the protein is MKNKMKNKITDVTRQHLADEIQIANLWYYGNETEPDFLARIFNLKSLPSRDHRYNNAYDDIYQHMINNTDWGCNWIYTDSRINLLYRDDDTYLKFLATTLHPIVRTNQEDIAKLLEIYNRHLDADCFEIAQTDEISGKPIYSGRQKVIGQAHLAAKQAEIKRYLNTAYVNDKINIMNDAIHKNTDLAIGTAKELLETTCKSILKQKGVSIDTDWTLPQLLKNTTSTLDFIPKEAADPNKAEKGIKQILGGITSIVQGVAELRNGYGTGHGKDADFKGLEIKYAKLFVGVVSEIVILYLATNGETTELIET
- a CDS encoding virulence RhuM family protein, translating into MKKLPDNQIAFYQSPDGSVNIEVLYAEENIWLSQKKMAELFGCSTDNISLHLKNIYKDHELDEKSTTEEFSVVQNEGGREIKRKTCFYSLEAIIAVGYRVNSERGTQFRQWATAILKNYIHKGYALDSNRFKYGSRFSTRYFDEVYEEIKDIRSSERMLYQKITDIYATAIDYSPKAYESKQFFATVQNKLHFAITGKTAAEIIQSRVNSKKDKMGLTSWRRSPNGKIMPSDVVIAKNYLDKKELTELNRIVNMYLDYAEMQAARGRAMAMKDWIEKLNAFLKFSEHEILTNAGKISHEVAVALAESEYEKYRSIQDKNYISDFDREVKKLLNFKTEKL